In Rutidosis leptorrhynchoides isolate AG116_Rl617_1_P2 chromosome 2, CSIRO_AGI_Rlap_v1, whole genome shotgun sequence, one genomic interval encodes:
- the LOC139893382 gene encoding uncharacterized protein, whose product MQQENWYDEEVNSSSIWRSRSKRFYKYISDTIWLPLISGIMTATSRSSVRLLFFLIFMFVAALLSTRLLDATASSMEINPSGSSVQTTNTLHIEPTSTRVISENVHKEQTTEPVNTEPTLTPVNSQETRKEKTDETVDNEPAITQVISQNTPKKIEIPLKCLSDNVTKTCPVDYYPKTFDIHDVEYTLDPPLECPEYFRWIHEDLKPWKETGITEEMVLRAKRTANFRLVILNGRAYVETYQKSFQSRDTFTLWGILQLLRRYPGKVPDLDLMFDCVDWPVILKKYYSKRNGVAPPPLFRYCSDDATLDIVFPDWSFWGWPEINIKPWGSLLKELEEGNKRTNWIDREPHAYWKGNPSVAETRLDLLKCNVSEKQDWNARIYAQDWFKESQQGFKQSDLASQCVDRYKIYIEGSAWSVSNKYILACDSVTFIVKPRYYDFFMRGLMPVHHYWPIKEDDKCRSIKFAVEWGNSHKKKAQEIGKAASNFIQDDLKMDKVYDYMLHLLTEYSKLLKYKPTIPEKAVELCSESMGCSSQGFEKQFMEESMIKGPATVHPCTMPPPYDPQTLKSVLKRKTNSVLQVEKWENGYYENQNTQR is encoded by the exons ATGCAACAAGAGAATTGGTACGATGAAGAAGTTAATTCATCATCAATATGGAGATCGAGATCTAAacgattttataaatatatttccgATACGATCTGGCTTCCATTAATTTCTGGAATCATGACTGCAACTTCTAGATCATCTGTTCGTCTTTTATTTTTTCTCATTTTTATGTTCGTTGCTGCTCTGCTTTCCACTCGCTTGCTCGATGCTACTGCTTCC TCAATGGAAATAAATCCTTCTGGTAGTTCAGTACAAACTACCAACACATTGCATATTGAACCTACTTCAACTAGAGTAATTTCCGAAAACGTCCACAAGGAACAAACGACGGAACCAGTAAATACCGAACCTACCCTTACTCCAGTCAATTCGCAAGAGACTCGTAAGGAAAAAACGGATGAAACAGTCGACAATGAACCTGCAATAACTCAAGTAATCTCCCAAAATACACCCAAAAAAATAGAAATTCCATTGAAATGTTTGTCGGACAATGTGACTAAAACATGCCCGGTTGACTACTACCCCAAAACGTTCGATATACACGATGTTGAATACACATTGGATCCACCACTCGAGTGCCCGGAGTACTTTCGTTGGATACATGAAGATTTAAAGCCATGGAAGGAAACAGGGATAACTGAAGAGATGGTGTTAAGGGCAAAACGGACCGCAAATTTTCGTTTAGTGATATTGAATGGACGGGCTTATGTTGAGACGTATCAGAAGTCTTTTCAGTCTCGAGACACGTTCACTCTTTGGGGAATTTTGCAGTTGTTACGAAGGTACCCTGGGAAGGTTCCAGATTTGGATCTAATGTTTGACTGTGTTGACTGGCCTGTTATATTGAAGAAGTATTATAGTAAGCGTAATGGGGTCGCTCCACCTCCTTTGTTTCGTTACTGTAGTGATGATGCCACTTTAGACATTGTTTTCCCAGATTGGTCTTTTTGGGGATG GCCGGAAATTAATATCAAGCCATGGGGATCTTTGTTGAAGGAGCTAGAAGAAGGAAATAAAAGGACAAATTGGATCGATCGAGAGCCGCATGCTTATTGGAAAGGTAACCCAAGTGTTGCAGAAACCCGACTGGACCTGCTTAAATGTAATGTTTCTGAAAAACAAGATTGGAATGCGCGTATCTATGCACAG GACTGGTTTAAAGAATCACAACAAGGTTTCAAGCAATCAGATTTGGCTAGCCAATGTGTAGACAG ATATAAGATTTATATAGAGGGATCTGCATGGTCGGTGAGTAATAAATACATCCTGGCTTGTGATTCCGTCACTTTTATTGTGAAGCCACGATACTATGATTTCTTTATGAGAGGGTTGATGCCTGTTCACCATTACTGGCCTATTAAGGAAGATGACAAGTGCAGATCTATTAAGTTTGCAGTTGAATGGGGCAACAGCCACAAGAAAAAG GCGCAAGAGATAGGAAAGGCGGCAAGTAATTTCATTCAAGATGATCTAAAAATGGACAAAGTATACGATTACATGCTTCACCTTTTAACCGAATACTCTAAACTTCTTAAATACAAGCCTACAATACCTGAAAAAGCAGTTGAGCTTTGTTCAGAATCAATGGGTTGTTCCTCACAAGGGTTCGAGAAGCAATTTATGGAAGAGTCCATGATCAAAGGACCTGCAACAGTGCACCCATGCACCATGCCACCACCGTACGACCCACAAACTCTTAAATCTGTTCTTAAGAGAAAAACGAACTCCGTACTGCAAGTTGAAAAATGGGAAAATGGGTACTATGAAAACCAAAATACCCAACGCTAA